The Ahaetulla prasina isolate Xishuangbanna chromosome 4, ASM2864084v1, whole genome shotgun sequence genome has a window encoding:
- the LOC131198010 gene encoding vomeronasal type-2 receptor 26-like, translated as MISFDENGNLEAQPLSLCNEPCHKGHSKTKKEGKPFCCYDCLPCPRGKVSNQMDLESCYQCPEDHYPSKAQDQCIPRDISFLSFHEPLGITLAIVALLFSSITSLVLTVFVQHKDTPIVKANNRGLSYTLLASLLLSFLCPLLFIGRPQRATCLLRQTAFGIIFSLAVSCVVAKTITVVLAFMATKPGSQMRSWVGKRLALFIVLSSSFIQTSLCTVWLVSSAPFPDFDMNSLPTEMVLECNEGSTVMFYCVLGFIGLLAMISFTVAFLGRNLPDSFNEAKFITLSMLLFCSVWISFVPAYQSTKGKYMVAVEIFSILASSAGLLVLIFSPKVYIILIRPELNNRQQLMQKKPHNLS; from the exons ATGATTTCCTTTGATGAAAATGGGAACCTAGAA GCTCAGCCTCTGTCTTTGTGCAATGAACCCTGTCATAAAGGTCACAGCAAGACTAAGAAGGAAGGGAAGCCATTTTGTTGTTATGATTGCCTTCCATGCCCAAGAGGAAAAGTTTCAAACCAAATGG ACTTGGAATCTTGTTACCAGTGTCCAGAGGACCACTATCCCAGCAAAGCCCAGGATCAGTGCATCCCAAGAGACATCAGCTTCCTATctttccatgagcctttggggaTCACCTTGGCCATTGttgctcttttattttcctccatTACATCTCTGGTCCTCACAGTCTTCGTTCAGCACAAGGACACTCCCATCGTCAAGGCCAACAACCGAGGCCTCAGCTACACCCTCCTGGCCTCCCTGCTGCTTTCCTTTCTCTGCCCTTTGCTTTTCATTGGGCGGCCTCAGAGGGCAACCTGTCTCCTTCGCCAAACTGCTTTTGGCATCATCTTCTCTCTGGCGGTTTCTTGCGTggtggccaaaaccatcactgtggtcctagctttcatggccaccaagcccgGCTCTCAGATGAGGTCATGGGTGGGAAAAAGGCTGGCACTTTTTATAGTGCTTTCCTCCTCTTTCATTCAAACCAGTCTCTGTACTGTGTGGCTTGTGAGCTCTGCTCCCTTCCCAGACTTTGACATGAACTCTTTGCCTACAGAAATGGTCCTAGAATGCAATGAAGGCTCCACTGTCATGTTTTATTGTGTTCTCGGTTTCATTGGCCTCTTGGCCATGATCAGCTTTACAGTGGCTTTTCTTGGAAGGAACCTCCCAGACAGTTTCAACGAAGCCAAATTTATCACCCTCAGCATGCTGCTCTTTTGCAGTGTCTGGATCTCTTTTGTCCCAGCCTACcagagcaccaaagggaaatacatggtggctgtggagatcttctccattttaGCCTCAAGTGCTGGATTATTGGTCCTCATTTTCTCCCCCAAAGTTTACATCATCTTGATAAGACCTGAGCTGAATAACAGGCAACAACTCATGCAAAAAAAACCACATAACTTGAGTTAA